The genomic interval AGTTCTTTGGATTGATCCTTCGTAATTGGAAGTAAATAATGTCCATATGGTCCAGCGCACGAACATCCCCCTCTTACTTGTATACCAAAGCGGTCATTAAGTAGTTGCACGACTAAGTCATAATGGATATCTTCACAAGTAATCGAAATAATTCCTAATCTATCGTCGTTTTCCTCTTCTAATATCCGAACCTTTTTTAATTTTTTCAGTTCCGTCATTGCTAGATGTACTAATTCCTTCTCCCTTTGCTCTATTCTTTCTATCCCCATTTCTTCTTTTAATTGAATACATAGTGCAGTTTTAATCGCCTGAAGAAATCCTGGTGTTCCTCCGTCTTCTCTTTCTTCGTCATCCTTTTTATATAGAATATCTCCCCACTCATTCGTGAAATCTACCGTTCCTCCCCCTGGGTGATCTGGTACACTCGAATAAATGAGATCTTTCGCCATTACTAATACTCCACTAGTCCCTGGACCACCTAAAAATTTATGTGGAGAGAAATAAACAGCATCCAATCGTTCCTCTTTATTATCAGGATGCATATTTATGGCTGCATAAGGTGCTGATGCGGCAAAATCAACAAAGCAATAACCTTTATGCTGGTGCATCATTTTCGCAAGCTCATGGTAATTTGTTTTTCTACCAGTAACATTAGAACACGCTGTAAATGCCCCTATTTTTAACGGGATGTCCTTATATTGTTCTAGCAAGGATTCTAAATGTTCTATATTTACATCTCCATTTTTATTCGGCTTTATCATAATGACATCTGCATTCGTCTCAAGCCAGGA from Niallia sp. FSL W8-0635 carries:
- a CDS encoding aminotransferase class V-fold PLP-dependent enzyme, coding for MIRIKVGESVYQYDTKLEHYFSKIKHNIIGNNLTFSTPYGNQKLLYADWTASGRLYKTIEEKMTDKLGPYVANTHTESNITGTYMTKAYKEAKQIIKKHVHADDNDIILFDGFGMTGVVNKLQRIIGLKNTCYKKEKIAVVFVTHMEHHSNYLSWLETNADVIMIKPNKNGDVNIEHLESLLEQYKDIPLKIGAFTACSNVTGRKTNYHELAKMMHQHKGYCFVDFAASAPYAAINMHPDNKEERLDAVYFSPHKFLGGPGTSGVLVMAKDLIYSSVPDHPGGGTVDFTNEWGDILYKKDDEEREDGGTPGFLQAIKTALCIQLKEEMGIERIEQREKELVHLAMTELKKLKKVRILEEENDDRLGIISITCEDIHYDLVVQLLNDRFGIQVRGGCSCAGPYGHYLLPITKDQSKELSKEIQEGDFSHKPGWVRISLHPTMSNEDVYFIVGAIKKILLYQEEWKRDYVTKPSSCEYHSLRKEKMGLEDLFSL